The Diadema setosum chromosome 1, eeDiaSeto1, whole genome shotgun sequence genome has a window encoding:
- the LOC140228243 gene encoding calmodulin-like gives MAETLSEEQIAEFKEAFSLFDKDGDGTITTKELGTVMRSLGQNPTEAELQDMINEVDADGNGTIDFPEFLTMMAKKMKDTDSEEEIREAFRVFDKDGNGFISAAELRHVMTNLGEKLTDEEVDEMIREADVDGDGQVNYEEFVTMMTSS, from the exons GCTGAAACTCTGTCAGAGGAGCAAATTGCAG AATTCAAGGAGGCTTTCTCCCTCTTCGACAAGGATGGTGATGGCACGATTACCACCAAGGAGCTGGGAACTGTGATGCGCTCTCTGGGTCAGAACCCCACCGAGGCTGAGCTCCAGGACATGATCAACGAAGTCGACGCTGATG GTAATGGAACCATTGACTTCCCCGAATTCCTGACAATGATggcaaagaaaatgaaggacACTGACAGTGAGGAGGAGATTAGGGAAGCGTTCAGGGTCTTCGACAAGGATGGCAACGGTTTCATCAG TGCTGCTGAACTGCGTCACGTAATGACCAATCTGGGTGAGAAGCTGACCGACGAGGAGGTCGACGAAATGATCAGGGAAGCCGACGTCGATGGAGACGGGCAAGTTAATTATGAAG AATTCGTCACGATGATGACAAGTAGCTGA